A stretch of Eleutherodactylus coqui strain aEleCoq1 chromosome 2, aEleCoq1.hap1, whole genome shotgun sequence DNA encodes these proteins:
- the SOWAHA gene encoding ankyrin repeat domain-containing protein SOWAHA translates to MAVTQEVVLNFLLEQGGKVRNSELVRRFKPVVDSPDPEEKANNRELFKRFVNTIAVVKDEEGTKMVVLKKKYTHLLASKTVERQEEVASYSKEKTQLVPLSSSNIIEDPAASYQETRTSQQHVSEPEEPTMPGLPDAGSSETTDQSEVNEESTNNQNEDKRESVFDIVSRMDNVGPVPFPKSWADAQSKEQVSKPYMLPLRYAQASFEESNQGEDHPFQPTLQPKFLQEASVTSLPKSPKVARRQLDDTGSKSPHIKRSSKIPKVSEETKYSDIVPLEPFEHEWLVNSTYGRWNHKLLGLIMTNSDLAGKRDFISGFTALHWAAKSGNTEMVKLLFDLSRKSGNNINVNVRSFGGYTPLHLAAMHERKDVIIALTGDYNANVNIRDNSGKKPYHYLKKSSPIQLKFILKDPAVSNVEHTAPCKRNSKVAASILGTTTAFLGVLSDDIAFHDLTKGLKKPGPLNKFFTAPSGVKKKIRARDSYPSISSLSEEPEEPEEIVGKRRPLSEFFSS, encoded by the coding sequence ATGGCTGTAACACAAGAAGTTGTGCTGAACTTTCTGCTGGAGCAGGGAGGAAAGGTGAGGaactctgagctggtcagaaggtTTAAGCCTGTGGTGGATTCTCCTGACCCTGAAGAAAAGGCAAACAACAGGGAACTCTTTAAGAGGTTTGTCAATACCATAGCAGTGGTGAAAGATGAGGAGGGCACCAAGATGGTGGTGCTAAAGAAGAAATATACCCATTTACTGGCATCCAAGACTGTGGAGAGACAGGAGGAAGTAGCCAGctacagcaaagaaaaaacacaacttgtACCTCTGAGCAGCAGTAACATCATAGAAGATCCAGCAGCCAGCTATCAGGAGACAAGAACTTCTCAGCAGCATGTGTCTGAACCAGAAGAGCCCACCATGCCAGGGTTACCAGATGCAGGTTCCTCTGAAACCACTGACCAATCTGAAGTAAATGAGGAGTCTACAAATAACCAGAATGAAGATAAAAGGGAGTCTGTGTTTGATATTGTGTCTAGAATGGACAATGTTGGACCAGTTCCTTTTCCCAAGTCATGGGCTGATGCCCAGTCTAAAGAACAAGTTTCCAAGCCATACATGCTGCCATTACGCTATGCCCAAGCGTCATTTGAAGAATCAAACCAGGGTGAAGACCATCCATTCCAACCAACTCTCCAACCTAAATTTCTTCAGGAAGCATCAGTCACTTCTTTACCCAAGTCCCCCAAAGTGGCTAGGAGGCAGCTGGATGATACAGGTTCCAAGTCTCCCCACATCAAGAGGTCATCCAAAATTCCGAAAGTAAGTGAGGAGACCAAATATTCAGATATTGTGCCCTTGGAGCCATTTGAACATGAGTGGTTGGTTAATTCCACGTATGGGCGGTGGAATCATAAACTCCTTGGTCTCATTATGACTAACAGTGACTTGGCTGGTAAGAGAGACTTTATATCTGGATTTACTGCATTGCACTGGGCAGCCAAAAGTGGCAACACGGAGATGGTGAAATTGTTGTTTGACCTGAGTCGGAAAAGTGGTAATAACATTAATGTGAATGTAAGGTCTTTTGGTGGGTATACACCTCTGCATTTAGCCGCTATGCATGAGCGTAAAGATGTCATTATTGCATTAACTGGGGATTATAATGCAAATGTCAACATCCGGGATAACAGTGGCAAAAAGCCATACCATTACTTAAAGAAAAGCTCCCCTATACAGCTCAAGTTTATTTTAAAGGATCCAGCCGTctcaaatgtagaacatactgcTCCATGTAAAAGAAACTCAAAGGTTGCTGCCTCTATATTGGGGACGACTACTGCCTTCCTTGGTGTCCTCTCTGATGACATTGCGTTTCATGATTTGACAAAGGGCCTCAAAAAGCCTGGACCTTTAAATAAGTTCTTCACTGCTCCATCTGGAGTGAAAAAGAAGATAAGGGCAAGGGACAGCTACCCATCAATCTCTTCTCTGTCTGAAGAACCCGAAGAGCCAGAAGAAATTGTAGGAAAGCGCAGACCTCTTTCTGAGTTTTTCAGCTCTTAG